The following coding sequences lie in one Saccharopolyspora hordei genomic window:
- a CDS encoding MFS transporter produces MTSQETETSPEQRSLLRRAVGAAAIGNCTEWYDFGVYAYVAVYVGHQFFPGPLETVSAFGVFAISFLFRPLGSLFFGPLGDRIGRQKVLALTILLMSGSTFVIGLLPTYGTIGIFAPMLLLLCRLLQGFSTGGEYGGAATYIAEYAPDRKRGFWGSWLEFGTLTGFGFGALVPTILILNLDSASMESWGWRIPFLIAGPLGGVGLYLRSKLEDTPAFKQLEATHQVAKSPLKDLVKGWWRQLLILMGIVVLINIANYTILTYMETYLKDTLHVEDGQEYQVLVPLLLTVLFMMVIITPVGALSDRVGRKPLFLSAAICFIVLPIPAFLLIAQGTVLTTLCGLGLLAIGHVQLIGPLASTLPAMFPTKVRYAAFSVGYNISTALFGGTAPLVNDAVVKSTGNTFFPAYYVMGAAVVALIPILLMKETARQPLMQDAPSPAGSSAS; encoded by the coding sequence ATGACTTCGCAGGAAACCGAAACATCACCCGAGCAGCGATCACTGCTGCGCCGCGCCGTCGGCGCCGCTGCCATCGGGAACTGCACGGAGTGGTACGACTTCGGCGTATACGCCTACGTCGCGGTCTACGTCGGTCACCAGTTCTTCCCCGGTCCGTTGGAGACGGTCTCCGCGTTCGGCGTCTTCGCCATCTCGTTCCTGTTCCGGCCGCTGGGCAGCCTGTTCTTCGGCCCGCTGGGCGACCGCATCGGGCGGCAGAAGGTGCTCGCGCTGACCATCCTGCTCATGTCGGGCTCCACATTCGTCATCGGCTTGTTGCCCACGTACGGCACCATCGGGATCTTCGCGCCGATGCTGTTGCTGCTGTGCCGCTTGTTGCAGGGCTTCTCCACCGGTGGCGAATACGGTGGCGCGGCGACCTACATCGCCGAGTACGCGCCGGACCGCAAGCGCGGGTTCTGGGGCAGCTGGCTGGAATTCGGCACCCTGACCGGATTCGGTTTCGGTGCCCTGGTGCCGACAATCCTGATCTTGAACCTGGACAGCGCCTCGATGGAGAGCTGGGGCTGGCGGATCCCGTTCCTGATCGCCGGTCCGCTCGGCGGCGTCGGTCTCTACCTGCGCTCCAAGCTGGAGGACACGCCGGCGTTCAAGCAGCTGGAGGCCACCCACCAGGTCGCCAAGTCGCCGCTGAAGGACCTGGTCAAGGGCTGGTGGCGGCAGCTGTTGATCCTGATGGGCATCGTCGTCCTGATCAACATCGCCAACTACACGATCCTGACCTACATGGAGACGTACCTGAAGGACACGCTCCACGTGGAGGACGGTCAGGAGTACCAGGTGCTCGTCCCGCTGCTGCTCACCGTGCTGTTCATGATGGTGATCATCACGCCGGTGGGCGCCCTGTCCGACCGCGTCGGCCGCAAGCCGCTGTTCCTGTCCGCGGCGATCTGCTTCATCGTGCTGCCGATCCCCGCGTTCTTGCTCATCGCGCAGGGCACCGTGCTCACCACGCTCTGCGGTCTGGGGCTGCTGGCGATCGGGCACGTGCAGCTGATCGGCCCGCTGGCCTCGACGCTGCCCGCGATGTTCCCGACCAAGGTCCGCTATGCGGCCTTCTCCGTCGGCTACAACATCTCCACCGCGCTCTTCGGCGGGACCGCTCCGCTGGTCAACGACGCCGTCGTGAAGAGCACCGGGAACACCTTCTTCCCGGCGTACTACGTGATGGGCGCGGCGGTCGTGGCCCTGATCCCGATCCTGCTGATGAAGGAGACCGCACGCCAGCCGCTGATGCAGGACGCGCCGTCCCCGGCGGGTTCCTCGGCGAGCTGA
- a CDS encoding uracil-DNA glycosylase: MTARPLHELVEAGWAEALAPVAERVKAMGEFLRAEVAAGRRYLPAPEHVLRAFQQPFHDVRVLIVGQDPYPTPGHPVGLSFSVAPGVAPPRSLVNIFREYVDDLGHPMPSSGDLTPWTERGVLLLNRSLTVEPRKPGSHRGKGWEEVTAQAIRALAAREAPLVAILWGRDARDLRPLMPGVACVESPHPSPMSADRGFFGSRPFSRANELLAAQGADPIDWKLP; the protein is encoded by the coding sequence ATGACCGCGCGTCCCCTGCACGAACTCGTCGAGGCCGGCTGGGCGGAAGCGCTCGCCCCGGTCGCCGAGCGGGTCAAGGCCATGGGCGAGTTCCTGCGCGCCGAGGTCGCCGCGGGACGGCGGTACCTCCCGGCGCCCGAGCACGTGCTGCGCGCCTTCCAGCAACCGTTCCACGACGTGCGGGTGCTCATCGTCGGGCAGGACCCGTACCCCACGCCCGGGCACCCGGTGGGGCTGAGCTTCTCGGTGGCCCCCGGCGTCGCGCCGCCGCGCAGCCTGGTCAACATCTTCCGCGAGTACGTCGACGACCTCGGCCACCCGATGCCCAGCAGCGGCGACCTCACGCCCTGGACCGAGCGCGGGGTGCTGCTGCTCAACCGGAGCCTGACGGTCGAGCCCCGCAAGCCCGGGTCGCACCGCGGCAAGGGCTGGGAGGAGGTCACCGCGCAGGCCATCCGCGCGCTGGCCGCGCGGGAGGCGCCGCTGGTGGCCATCCTGTGGGGTCGCGACGCGCGCGACCTCCGGCCGCTCATGCCGGGCGTGGCCTGCGTCGAATCACCGCACCCCAGCCCGATGTCGGCCGACCGCGGGTTCTTCGGCTCGCGGCCGTTCAGCCGGGCCAACGAGCTGCTGGCCGCCCAGGGCGCCGACCCGATCGACTGGAAGCTGCCGTAA
- a CDS encoding Rv1733c family protein, which produces MGADRRTSGLRCLIRKAFPGANPLRRRTDLFEPIALLFVVLVVALTAVQACVVAQQELDRRLAVVQHEQATKHQVVASVVDELPGKTARQRPVVVKWGEPPEERSAVVQLPSAVPATGPLQVWVDDRQRVTTPPLTRAEATQAAGVAGASVVLGSALVTTLLLLGARAWVQHRRLLAWEVEWARVEPQWRDHAS; this is translated from the coding sequence ATGGGAGCCGACCGGAGGACCAGCGGCCTGCGGTGCCTGATCCGCAAGGCCTTCCCCGGCGCGAACCCGTTGCGCCGGCGCACCGACCTCTTCGAGCCGATCGCGCTCCTGTTCGTCGTGCTCGTCGTGGCCCTCACCGCGGTGCAGGCCTGCGTGGTGGCGCAGCAGGAGCTGGACCGCCGCCTCGCCGTGGTCCAGCACGAGCAGGCCACCAAGCACCAGGTGGTGGCCTCGGTGGTGGACGAGCTGCCCGGGAAGACCGCGCGCCAACGGCCGGTCGTGGTGAAGTGGGGCGAACCGCCCGAGGAGCGGTCCGCGGTGGTCCAGCTGCCGTCCGCGGTCCCCGCCACCGGCCCGCTGCAGGTGTGGGTCGACGACCGCCAGCGGGTGACCACGCCGCCGCTCACCCGGGCTGAGGCCACCCAGGCGGCCGGGGTGGCCGGGGCGAGCGTCGTGCTCGGCTCAGCGCTGGTGACCACCCTCCTGCTGCTGGGCGCCCGCGCGTGGGTGCAGCACCGCAGGCTGCTGGCCTGGGAAGTCGAGTGGGCGAGGGTCGAGCCGCAGTGGCGCGACCACGCCTCGTAG
- the rpmB gene encoding 50S ribosomal protein L28 yields MAAVCDVCGKGPGFGNSVSHSHRKTRRRWNPNIQTVHAKIGLSQRKRINACTSCLKAGKVVRG; encoded by the coding sequence GTGGCTGCCGTCTGCGACGTCTGCGGCAAGGGACCTGGCTTCGGCAACTCGGTCTCGCACTCCCACCGGAAGACTCGTCGCCGGTGGAACCCGAACATCCAGACCGTCCACGCCAAGATCGGTCTCTCGCAGCGCAAGCGCATCAACGCGTGCACCTCCTGCCTCAAGGCCGGCAAGGTCGTCCGCGGCTGA
- a CDS encoding DAK2 domain-containing protein — translation MVRTLDAAAARRWADLALAALVAERAAIDRINVYPVADGDTGTNLLQTMRAAVARLDATAPDTLGGVLGALAAGALGGARGNSGVLFSQALRGMAESLRDVEAADGRALRAALARADELAREALAEPVEGTVLSVLRAAARGAEGADQLAVAVHGATRAAVEALAATPAQLSALSDAGVVDAGGRGFVVVLDALHAVVRDGERVSPDAPLPGGAGALEHESDHEYEVMYLLGDTDQQRATALREVLCGLGDCVSVVGDGAGSWAVHVHCDDIGAAIEAGIDSGRVRGIKVTRFADQRAAFARDAAVLACVTSRELGELFSAEGADVLVEGPEGVAERFGSAVEATGAAHVVVLPNDPDVAALVEDAVAAVIDGGPDVVVVPTASPVQGLAALAVHDATRRRADDQVAMAEAAAATRRGELRVADAEALTWVGRCRPGDVLGMVDGEVVLIGDDVLTAAQDLADRMLSTGGELVTALVHADAPGGLADVLADHLRRSHPEVELAHYPAGEIGAVLLLGVE, via the coding sequence TTGGTGCGGACGCTGGACGCCGCGGCGGCCCGGCGCTGGGCGGATCTCGCCCTGGCTGCGCTCGTCGCCGAGCGAGCTGCGATCGACCGGATCAACGTCTACCCGGTCGCCGACGGGGACACCGGCACGAACCTGCTGCAGACGATGCGGGCCGCGGTGGCCCGGCTCGACGCGACCGCTCCCGACACGCTCGGCGGGGTGCTCGGCGCCCTCGCCGCGGGGGCGCTCGGCGGGGCCCGCGGCAACTCCGGCGTGCTGTTCTCCCAGGCCCTGCGGGGGATGGCCGAGTCGCTCCGCGACGTCGAGGCCGCGGACGGGCGGGCCCTGCGGGCAGCGCTGGCCCGGGCCGACGAGCTCGCCCGCGAGGCGCTCGCCGAGCCGGTCGAGGGCACCGTGCTGTCCGTGCTGCGCGCCGCCGCGCGGGGCGCGGAGGGGGCGGACCAGCTGGCCGTGGCGGTGCACGGCGCGACCCGGGCGGCCGTCGAGGCCCTGGCCGCGACGCCCGCGCAGCTCTCCGCGCTGTCCGACGCCGGGGTGGTCGACGCCGGCGGGCGCGGCTTCGTGGTGGTGCTCGACGCGCTGCACGCGGTGGTGCGGGACGGCGAGCGCGTCTCGCCCGACGCCCCGCTGCCCGGCGGTGCCGGCGCCCTGGAGCACGAGTCGGACCACGAGTACGAGGTCATGTACCTGCTCGGCGACACCGACCAGCAGCGCGCGACGGCGCTGCGGGAGGTGCTGTGCGGCCTCGGCGACTGCGTCTCGGTGGTCGGGGACGGCGCGGGCTCGTGGGCGGTGCACGTGCACTGCGACGACATCGGTGCGGCGATCGAGGCGGGCATCGACAGCGGCCGGGTGCGCGGCATCAAGGTGACCCGGTTCGCCGACCAGCGCGCGGCGTTCGCCCGGGACGCCGCGGTGCTGGCCTGCGTGACCAGCCGCGAGCTGGGGGAGCTGTTCTCGGCGGAGGGCGCCGACGTGCTCGTCGAGGGGCCCGAGGGGGTGGCCGAGCGGTTCGGCTCGGCGGTCGAGGCGACCGGGGCGGCGCACGTGGTGGTGCTGCCCAACGACCCGGACGTGGCCGCGTTGGTGGAGGACGCGGTCGCCGCGGTGATCGACGGCGGGCCGGACGTGGTGGTGGTGCCCACCGCGTCCCCGGTGCAGGGGCTGGCCGCGCTGGCGGTGCACGACGCGACGCGGCGGCGGGCCGACGACCAGGTGGCGATGGCCGAAGCCGCGGCGGCGACCCGGCGCGGGGAGCTGCGCGTCGCCGACGCCGAGGCGCTGACCTGGGTCGGCCGCTGCCGGCCCGGCGACGTGCTCGGGATGGTCGACGGCGAGGTGGTGCTCATCGGCGACGACGTGCTGACGGCGGCCCAGGACCTCGCCGACCGCATGCTCAGCACCGGCGGCGAGCTGGTCACCGCGCTGGTGCACGCCGACGCCCCGGGCGGCCTGGCCGACGTGCTGGCCGACCACCTCCGCCGGTCCCACCCCGAGGTCGAGCTCGCGCACTACCCGGCGGGCGAGATCGGCGCGGTGCTCCTCCTCGGCGTCGAGTAG
- a CDS encoding GntR family transcriptional regulator, whose protein sequence is MLLSLDLHDDRPLHEQAADAIRRAIAAGEVAPGDRLPPARDLAVAMQINANTVLRALRELRAEGLLEFRRGRGVTVLRRPDPGAALRQKLRDLLAEAGRHGFEPDDVVAWVRAETQQGRDDHGRAR, encoded by the coding sequence ATGCTGCTCTCCTTGGACCTGCACGACGACCGTCCGCTGCACGAACAGGCCGCGGACGCCATCCGGCGCGCCATCGCAGCCGGCGAGGTCGCGCCGGGTGACCGGTTGCCGCCCGCGCGGGACCTCGCGGTCGCGATGCAGATCAACGCCAACACCGTGCTCCGCGCGCTGCGCGAGCTGCGGGCGGAGGGGCTGCTGGAGTTCCGGCGCGGGCGCGGGGTGACCGTGCTGCGCCGACCGGACCCCGGAGCCGCCCTGCGCCAGAAGCTCCGCGACCTGCTGGCGGAGGCCGGGCGGCACGGCTTCGAGCCGGACGACGTCGTCGCGTGGGTGAGAGCTGAGACGCAGCAGGGCCGCGACGACCACGGGAGGGCGAGATGA
- a CDS encoding DUF1648 domain-containing protein gives MSYRTRFLVASSGWAVVVTAALLAGAVAVRDRLPDPMASHWGLSGAPDDAAPAVVLLVVDLVLWLAIAGSAVALAARGGQRRATRGSAAAVLGAGAVFVLGLSALTVGANLDVAAWQQARPLPVWQVLPVLLAAALGGGLGWWVGNRGPDDRSADPGEVAELALRPGERAVWVSSVRSRVMLVIGWLTVLLAVVPLVLQTWAASGGALLAGLVVLALSSARVQVDEDGVRTSFGPLRWPVRRIRLEQVESARVETRRALEVGGWGYRVLPGSTAIMLRSGECLALQLVSGRTFYISVDRPERGAELVNALVAERSAL, from the coding sequence ATGAGCTACCGCACACGGTTCCTGGTCGCGTCGAGCGGGTGGGCGGTGGTCGTGACCGCGGCGCTGCTCGCCGGGGCGGTGGCGGTGCGCGACCGGCTGCCCGACCCGATGGCCTCGCACTGGGGCCTCTCGGGCGCGCCGGACGACGCGGCGCCTGCCGTCGTCCTGCTGGTGGTCGACCTGGTCCTGTGGCTGGCCATCGCGGGCAGCGCGGTGGCCCTCGCGGCGCGCGGCGGGCAGCGGCGCGCCACCCGCGGCAGCGCCGCCGCCGTCCTCGGTGCCGGTGCGGTGTTCGTGCTCGGCCTGTCCGCGCTGACCGTGGGTGCCAACCTCGACGTCGCCGCGTGGCAGCAGGCCCGGCCGCTGCCGGTCTGGCAGGTGCTCCCGGTGCTGCTCGCCGCGGCGCTGGGCGGCGGGCTCGGCTGGTGGGTGGGCAACCGCGGGCCGGACGACCGGTCCGCCGACCCCGGCGAGGTCGCCGAGCTCGCGCTGCGGCCGGGCGAACGCGCGGTGTGGGTGTCCTCGGTGCGCAGCCGGGTGATGCTGGTCATCGGCTGGCTCACCGTGCTGCTCGCGGTCGTGCCGCTGGTGCTGCAGACCTGGGCGGCGTCCGGGGGCGCGCTGCTGGCCGGGCTGGTGGTGCTCGCGCTGTCCTCGGCGCGGGTGCAGGTCGACGAGGACGGGGTGCGCACCTCGTTCGGCCCGCTGCGCTGGCCGGTCCGGCGGATCCGCCTGGAGCAGGTCGAGAGCGCGCGGGTGGAGACCCGGCGCGCGCTGGAGGTCGGCGGCTGGGGCTACCGCGTGCTGCCCGGCAGCACCGCGATCATGCTCCGCAGCGGCGAGTGCCTGGCGCTCCAGCTGGTCTCGGGGCGCACCTTCTACATCAGCGTGGACCGCCCGGAGCGCGGCGCGGAGCTGGTCAACGCGCTGGTCGCCGAACGCTCCGCGCTGTGA
- a CDS encoding CPBP family glutamic-type intramembrane protease — MRRRDLLVFLVVALGGAWLVAAPLWLGVTSSTGLTGAFMMLTPTLAVLAVRAVDHRAPAREWARDTGLTFGPRPGRTGALLVAAWFGTALLSAVAVAVSAALGLLELDLEGFSLVAGALGGSVPLDVETVVLLQLVSAVLVAPLVNSVLAFGEEWGWRGWLLPRLAERGTGFALLVSGVVWGVWHAPLTLRGYNYPNLGPWAAPLFVGTCVLLGLLLGWLRLRSGSVWPAVVGHGAFNAVAGLPMLLGSAAAPPNLVVAGITGLVGWLLMGVLAAVLLRRWPVAAG, encoded by the coding sequence GTGCGCCGTCGTGACCTGCTGGTGTTCCTGGTCGTCGCGCTGGGCGGGGCCTGGCTGGTCGCCGCGCCGCTGTGGCTCGGCGTCACCAGCTCCACCGGGCTCACCGGGGCCTTCATGATGCTCACGCCCACCCTGGCCGTGCTCGCGGTGCGGGCGGTCGACCACCGGGCACCGGCCCGGGAGTGGGCGCGGGACACCGGCCTCACCTTCGGGCCCCGCCCGGGGCGGACCGGCGCGCTGCTGGTGGCCGCGTGGTTCGGCACCGCCCTGCTCAGCGCGGTGGCGGTGGCGGTGAGCGCCGCGCTCGGGCTGCTCGAACTGGACCTCGAGGGCTTCAGCCTGGTCGCCGGGGCGCTGGGCGGTTCCGTGCCGCTCGACGTCGAGACGGTGGTGCTGCTCCAGCTGGTCAGCGCGGTCCTCGTCGCGCCGCTGGTCAACTCCGTGCTGGCCTTCGGCGAGGAGTGGGGCTGGCGGGGGTGGCTGCTGCCCCGGCTGGCCGAGCGCGGCACGGGGTTCGCGCTGCTGGTCTCCGGGGTGGTGTGGGGCGTGTGGCACGCGCCGCTGACCCTGCGCGGCTACAACTACCCGAACCTCGGCCCGTGGGCGGCGCCGCTGTTCGTCGGCACCTGCGTGCTGCTGGGGCTCTTGCTCGGCTGGCTGCGGCTGCGCTCCGGCAGCGTGTGGCCGGCGGTCGTCGGGCACGGCGCGTTCAACGCGGTGGCCGGGCTGCCGATGCTGCTGGGGTCGGCGGCCGCACCACCGAACCTCGTCGTCGCCGGCATCACCGGCCTGGTCGGGTGGCTGCTGATGGGCGTGCTCGCGGCCGTCCTGCTGCGGCGCTGGCCTGTCGCGGCCGGCTGA
- the recG gene encoding ATP-dependent DNA helicase RecG yields the protein MTTMDTKLDRVLGAKSGKALESALGLVTVGDLLRHYPRRYAERGELTAIAGLEIGEHATVLAKVERVSKRTMKSRRGTIVEARITDGHRSLTCTFFNQAWRERELVPGRRGMFAGKVTSYRNQLQLAHPEYQLFDEGATDIGSAVEEFAGALIPVYPSAQGLPSWSIARCVKQVLDVWDGADDPLPAELRERLGLADLESALRKIHRPQSFADVAAAQERLKWDEALSVQLVLAQLRGSAKSHPAPVCPRRDDGVLAAFDERMPFELTAGQREVGEQIAADLADEHPMNRLVQGEVGSGKTVVALRAMLQVVDAGRQAAMLAPTEVLAAQHARSLRELLGDLAMAGELGGAEKATRVTLLTGSLTAAQRKKALLEAASGEAGIVVGTHALIQDRVSFADLGLVVVDEQHRFGVEQRDALRARAGEQTSPHVLVMTATPIPRTVAMTVYGDLETSALRELPQGRSPISTSVVPVTEKPSWLDRAWARIHEEVAAGHQVYVVCPRIGDDEESAGKGGKKARRAAVDDSDGSEEEPPPEDGEERRPPLAVLDVAEQLAAGPLSDLRLGVLHGRLAPDDKDAVMRAFAAGEIDVLVATTVVEVGVNVPNATVMVIMDADRFGVSQLHQLRGRVGRGSAPGLCLLVTEAVAGTTTRERLDAVASTTDGFELARLDLELRREGDVLGAAQSGRKSGLKMLSLLRDEDVIAQAREEAARVVAADPTLRDHPGLARMVAEVVDETRAEYLEKS from the coding sequence GTGACCACGATGGACACGAAGCTCGACCGGGTGCTCGGCGCGAAGTCCGGCAAGGCGCTCGAGTCGGCACTGGGGCTGGTCACGGTGGGCGACCTGCTGCGCCACTACCCCCGCCGCTACGCCGAGCGCGGCGAGCTGACCGCGATCGCCGGGCTGGAGATCGGCGAGCACGCCACCGTGCTGGCGAAGGTCGAGCGGGTCAGCAAGCGCACCATGAAGTCCCGCCGAGGCACCATCGTCGAAGCCCGCATCACCGACGGGCACCGCTCGCTGACCTGCACCTTCTTCAACCAGGCGTGGCGGGAGCGGGAGCTGGTGCCGGGCCGGCGCGGGATGTTCGCGGGCAAGGTCACCTCCTACCGGAACCAGCTGCAGCTCGCGCACCCCGAGTACCAGCTGTTCGACGAGGGGGCCACCGACATCGGGTCGGCCGTCGAGGAGTTCGCCGGCGCCCTGATCCCGGTCTACCCGTCGGCGCAGGGCCTGCCGTCGTGGTCCATCGCGCGGTGCGTCAAGCAGGTGCTCGACGTCTGGGACGGCGCGGACGACCCGTTGCCCGCGGAGCTGCGCGAGCGGTTGGGGCTGGCCGACCTGGAGTCGGCGCTGCGCAAGATCCACCGCCCGCAGAGCTTCGCCGACGTGGCGGCCGCCCAGGAGCGGTTGAAGTGGGACGAGGCGCTGTCGGTGCAGCTCGTGCTGGCCCAGCTGCGCGGTTCGGCCAAGTCGCACCCGGCGCCGGTGTGCCCCCGGCGCGACGACGGGGTGCTGGCCGCGTTCGACGAGCGGATGCCGTTCGAGCTCACCGCGGGGCAGCGGGAGGTCGGCGAGCAGATCGCCGCGGACCTGGCCGACGAGCACCCGATGAACCGCCTGGTGCAGGGCGAGGTCGGCAGCGGCAAGACGGTGGTGGCGCTGCGCGCGATGCTGCAGGTGGTCGACGCCGGCCGGCAGGCCGCGATGCTCGCCCCGACCGAGGTGCTGGCCGCGCAGCACGCCCGCTCGCTGCGGGAACTGCTGGGGGACCTGGCCATGGCGGGCGAGCTCGGCGGGGCCGAGAAGGCCACCCGGGTGACGCTGCTGACCGGCTCGCTCACCGCGGCGCAGCGCAAGAAGGCGCTGCTCGAAGCGGCGTCCGGGGAGGCCGGGATCGTGGTCGGCACGCACGCGCTGATCCAGGACCGGGTCTCCTTCGCCGACCTGGGCCTGGTGGTGGTCGACGAGCAGCACCGGTTCGGCGTGGAGCAGCGCGACGCGCTGCGCGCGCGGGCGGGGGAGCAGACCTCGCCGCACGTGCTGGTGATGACCGCGACCCCGATCCCGCGCACCGTGGCGATGACCGTCTACGGCGACCTGGAGACCTCGGCGCTGCGGGAGCTGCCGCAGGGGCGGTCGCCGATCAGCACCAGCGTGGTGCCGGTGACCGAGAAGCCGAGCTGGCTGGACCGGGCGTGGGCGCGCATCCACGAGGAGGTCGCGGCCGGGCACCAGGTCTACGTGGTGTGCCCGCGGATCGGCGACGACGAGGAGAGCGCGGGCAAGGGCGGGAAGAAGGCGCGCCGGGCCGCGGTGGACGACAGCGACGGCAGCGAGGAGGAGCCGCCGCCGGAGGACGGCGAGGAGCGGCGCCCGCCGCTGGCGGTGCTCGACGTCGCCGAGCAGCTCGCCGCGGGTCCGCTGTCGGACCTGCGGTTGGGGGTGCTGCACGGGCGGCTGGCGCCCGACGACAAGGACGCGGTGATGCGGGCCTTCGCCGCGGGGGAGATCGACGTGCTGGTGGCGACCACCGTCGTCGAGGTCGGCGTGAACGTCCCGAACGCCACCGTGATGGTGATCATGGACGCGGACCGGTTCGGGGTCAGCCAGCTGCACCAGCTGCGCGGCCGCGTCGGCCGGGGCAGCGCGCCCGGCCTGTGCCTGCTGGTCACCGAGGCGGTCGCGGGCACCACGACGCGGGAGCGGCTGGACGCGGTCGCCTCCACCACCGACGGGTTCGAGCTGGCCCGTCTGGACCTGGAGCTGCGCCGCGAGGGCGACGTCCTCGGCGCCGCCCAGTCCGGCCGCAAGTCCGGCCTGAAGATGCTGTCGCTGCTACGGGACGAGGACGTGATCGCCCAGGCCCGGGAGGAGGCGGCCCGGGTCGTCGCCGCCGACCCGACGCTGCGCGACCACCCCGGCCTGGCCCGCATGGTCGCCGAGGTCGTCGACGAGACCCGCGCCGAGTACCTCGAGAAGAGCTGA